A region of Kwoniella shivajii chromosome 11, complete sequence DNA encodes the following proteins:
- a CDS encoding ribose 5-phosphate isomerase: MYKMAQPPYTIVLACDDAGHDYKLTLKALLEADKRVKGVIDVGVNKNDEGKVEKTAYPHVAVDAARKIIKGEADRGLLVCGTGMGVAISANKVPGIRASVAHDSFSVERLVKSNNAQILCLGQRVIGIEVAKKLVGEWLGHTFDPESASNEKVKNIHDYDGYEYEAVPGGCS; the protein is encoded by the exons ATGTACAAAA TGGCTCAACCACCTTACACCATAGTCTTAGCTTGTGATGACGCGGGACACGATTACAAGCTTACTTTAAAAGCGTTACTCGAGGCCGATAAAAGAGTAAAGGGAGTTATCGATGTCGGTGTGAATAAGAACGATGAAGGGAAAGTTGAGAAAACTGCTTATCCACATGTAGCTGTGGATGCAGCTAGGAAAATCATTaaaggagaagctgatagaGGGTTGTTGGTTTGTGGTACTG GAATGGGAGTAGCGATATCCGCCAATAAAGTCCCCGGAATCAGAGCATCCGTAGCACATGATTCTTTCTCAGTAGAAAGATTAGTCAAATCGAATAATGCTCAAATATTATGTTTGGGTCAAAGAGTCATAGGTATAGAAGTCGCTAAGAAATTAGTTGGGGAATGGTTAGGTCATacttttgatcctgaaagCGCAAGTAATGAAAAGGTTAAAAACATTCATGATTATGATGGTTATGAATATGAAGCTGTTCCAGGAGGATGTAGTTAG
- a CDS encoding dihydroxyacetone kinase gives MTDRHIFPDHTTLVFRSLRGLVASNPYLNLIPSLKVVYRADHDTSKVSLICGGGSGHEPGTVGFVGKGLLNASVAGDVFASPSARQVNAAIKMVGSEKGVILVITNYTGDNLHFGLARLMAQSAGVKNVELVVVGDDVSVPRSRGKYLGRRCLAGITLVCKIMGAGSEANMEFDQLVSLGRSLSSNTASIAVALDHCHVPGRSGDGEWHIEEGRCEIGLGLHNETGVFNIAQPGPEELITKLLDLLLKQDDPERSFVKFKDDDELVLLVNNMGGMSELEMGAVVDEVLVQLESRNINPVRILQGPFMGAMNMPGISLSLLNLTNVSEEHSFVSTLKLLELLDAPHNSPAWPATSQRYPLPEQLKNRKREDAFTEVEEEKEEVYTGGAKLVVDPKPIREAMKIAAENVLALEPQLTKWDTIVGDGDCGETCALGAKGVLSALENGLGADGDLVQLFRILTQVIDDSMGGTLGAIFSIFLAGLTTALIKAVEANPELEVTPLFFGEITKEALDTLQQRTAARVGHRTVMDALIPFAETLAQSGELQKSVEDSTKGGEGTVKLEAKMGRAAYAGTGAERGDMPPDPGAMAFVEVVKALGKVFSGQ, from the exons ATGACAGACCGACACATCTTCCCAGATCATACTACCTTAGTATTCCGATCACTGAGAGGACTTGTAGCTTCTAATCCTTACCTTAatctcatcccatcattGAAAGTCGTTTATAGAGCAGATCATGATACTTCCAAAGTATCCTTGATttgtggtggtggatcaggaCATGAACCCGGAACAGTCGGTTTCGTAGGAAAAGGTTTATTGAATGCAAGTGTTGCAGGTGATGTTTTCGCCAGTCCAAGTGCAAGACAAGTCAACGCTGCCATCAAAATGGTTGGAAGTGAAAAAGGTGTTATATTGGTTATAACCAACT ATACGGGTGATAATCTTCATTTCGGTTTGGCTAGATTAATGGCTCAATCTGCTGGAGTCAAGAATGTGGAACTCGTAGTTGTTGGAGATGATGTATCGGTGCCccgatcaagaggaaagtaCCTAGGTAGGAGATGTCTCGCAGGTATAACCTTGG TGTGCAAGATCATGGGAGCAGGATCAGAAGCGAATATGgaatttgatcaacttgTATCTTTGGGTAgatctttatcttccaatacAGCTTCTATAGCTGTGGCTTTAGATCATTGTCATGTTCCAGGAAGaagtggtgatggtgaatggcatattgaagaaggtagatgtGAGATTGGTTTAGGTTTGCATAACGAGACT GGAGTATTCAATATCGCTCAACCAGGTCCAGAAGAATTGATCACCAAATTATTGGATTTATTACTTAAACAAGATGATCCAGAAAGATCATTTGTCAAATTcaaagatgacgatgaattggTTTTATTAGTCAATAATATGGGTGGAATGAGTGAATTAGAAATGGGTGCTGTCGTAGATGAAGTTTTGGTTCAACTCG AATCAAGAAATATCAACCCAGTCCGAATTTTACAAGGTCCATTTATGGGAGCAATGAATATGCCCGgtatatcattatcattacttAATTTGACTAATGTGTCAGAAGAACATTCGTTCGTTTCGACTTTGAAATTACTTGAATTATTAGATGCTCCTCACAACTCTCCTGCTTGGCCAGCTACATCCCAGAGATATCCTCTTCCTGAACAATTGAAGAAtagaaagagggaagatgcATTCactgaagttgaagaagagaaagaagaggtttaTACTGGTGGAGCGAAATTAGTCG TCGATCCTAAACCGATTAGAGAAGCAATGAAGATTGCAGCTGAAAACGTATTAGCTTTAGAACCACAATTGACCAAATGGGATACG ATTGTCGGTGACGGAGATTGTGGAGAGACATGTGCACTTGGAGCCAAAGGTGTACTTTCAGCTCTTGAGAATGGTTTAGGAGCAGATGGTGATCTTGTTCAATTATTCCGAATCTTAACACAAGTAATCGATGATTCAATGGGTGGAACCCTCGGAGCTATTTTCTCGATTTTCCTCGCAGGTTTAACCACGgcattgatcaaagcagtTGAAGCCAATCCTGAACTAGAAGTTACACCTTTATTCTTTGGTGAGATAACCAAAGAAGCTTTGGACACTTTGCAGCAACGAACAGCAGCCAGGGTCGGTCACCGTACAGTAATGGATGCCCTAATCCCTTTCGCAGAAACATTGGCACAATCTGGTGAATTGCAAAAATCAGTTGAAGATAGTACgaaaggaggtgaaggtacAGTCAAGTTAGAAGCTAAAATGGGTAGAGCAGCCTATGCAGGTACCGGTgctgaaagaggtgatatgCCTCCTGACCCAGGGGCTATGGCTTTTGTGGAAGTTGTTAAAGCTTTAGGAAAGGTCTTCTCAGGTCAATAA